The following coding sequences are from one Apodemus sylvaticus chromosome X, mApoSyl1.1, whole genome shotgun sequence window:
- the Flna gene encoding filamin-A isoform X2 — MSSSHSRCGQSAAGASPGGGIDTRDAEMPATEKDLAEDAPWKKIQQNTFTRWCNEHLKCVSKRIANLQTDLSDGLRLIALLEVLSQKKMHRKHNQRPTFRQMQLENVSVALEFLDRESIKLVSIDSKAIVDGNLKLILGLIWTLILHYSISMPMWDEEEDEEAKKQTPKQRLLGWIQNKLPQLPITNFSRDWQSGRALGALVDSCAPGLCPDWDSWDASKPVNNAREAMQQADDWLGIPQVITPEEIVDPNVDEHSVMTYLSQFPKAKLKPGAPLRPKLNPKKARAYGPGIEPTGNMVKKRAEFTVETRSAGQGEVLVYVEDPAGHQEEAKVTANNDKNRTFSVWYVPEVTGTHKVTVLFAGQHIAKSPFEVYVDKSQGDASKVTAQGPGLEPSGNIANKTTYFEIFTAGAGMGEVEVVIQDPSGQKGTVEPQLEARGDSTYRCSYQPTMEGVHTVHVTFAGVPIPRSPYTVTVGQACNPAACRAVGRGLQPKGVRVKETADFKVYTKGAGSGELKVTVKGPKGEERVKQKDLGDGVYGFEYYPTIPGTYTVTITWGGQNIGRSPFEVKVGTECGNQKVRAWGPGLEGGIVGKSADFVVEAIGDDVGTLGFSVEGPSQAKIECDDKGDGSCDVRYWPQEAGEYAVHVLCNSEDIRLSPFMADIREAPQDFHPDRVKARGPGLEKTGVAVNKPAEFTVDAKHAGKAPLRVQVQDNEGYSVEATVKDNGNGTYSCSYVPRKPVKHTAMVSWGGVSIPNSPFRVNVGAGSHPNKVKVYGPGVAKTGLKAHEPTYFTVDCTEAGQGDVSIGIKCAPGVVGPTEADIDFDIIRNDNDTFTVKYTPCGAGSYTIMVLFADQATPTSPIRVKVEPSHDASKVKAEGPGLNRTGVELGKPTHFTVNAKTAGKGKLDVQFSGLAKGDAVRDVDIIDHHDNTYTVKYIPVQQGPVGVSVTYGGDHILKSPFSVGVSPSLDLSKIKVSGLGDKVDVGKDQEFTVKSKGAGGQGKVASKIVSPSGAVVPCKVEPGLGADSSVVRFVPREEGPYEVEVTYDGVPVPGSPFPLEAVAPTKPSKVKAFGPGLQGGSAGSPARFTIDTKGAGTGGLGLTVEGPCEAQLECLDNGDGTCSVSYVPTEPGDYNINILFADTHIPGSPFKAHVVPCFDASKVKCSGPGLERATAGEVGQFQVDCSSAGSAELTIEICSEAGLPAEVYIQDHGDGTHTITYIPLCPGAYTVTIKYGGQPVPNFPSKLQVEPAVDTSGVQCYGPGIEGQGVFREATTEFSVDARALTQTGGPHVKARVANPSGNLTDTYVQDCGDGTYKVEYTPYEEGVHSVDVTYDGSPVPSSPFQVPVTEGCDPSRVRVHGPGIQSGTTNKPNKFTVETRGAGTGGLGLAVEGPSEAKMSCMDNKDGSCSVEYIPYEAGTYSLNVTYGGHQVPGSPFKVPVHDVTDASKVKCSGPGLSPGMVRANLPQSFQVDTSKAGVAPLQVKVQGPKGLVEPVDVVDNADGTQTVNYVPSREGSYSISVMYGEEEVPRSPFKVKVLPTHDASKVKASGPGLNTTGVPASLPVEFTIDAKDAGEGLLAVQITDPEGKPKKTHIQDNHDGTYTVAYVPDVTGRYTILIKYGGDEIPFSPYRVRAVPTGDASKCTVTGAGIGPTIQIGEETVITVDTKAAGKGKVTCTVCTPDGSEVDVDVVENEDGTFDIFYTAPQPGKYVICVRFGGEHVPNSPFQVTALAGDQPTVQTPLRSQQLAPQYTYPQGSQQTWIPERPMVGVNGLDVTSLRPFDLVIPFTIKKGEITGEVRMPSGKVAQPSITDNKDGTVTVRYSPSEAGLHEMDIRYDNMHIPGSPLQFYVDYVNCGHITAYGPGLTHGVVNKPATFTVNTKDAGEGGLSLAIEGPSKAEISCTDNQDGTCSVSYLPVLPGDYSILVKYNDQHIPGSPFTARVTGDDSMRLSHLKVGSAADIPINISETDLSLLTATVVPPSGREEPCLLKRLRNGHVGISFVPKETGEHLVHVKKNGQHVASSPIPVVISQSEIGDASRVRVSGQGLHEGHTFEPAEFIIDTRDAGYGGLSLSIEGPSKVDINTEDLEDGTCRVTYCPTEPGNYIINIKFAEQHVPGSPFSVKVTGEGRVKESITRRRRAPSVANVGSHCDLSLKIPEISIQDMTAQVTSPSGKTHEAEIVEGENHTYCIRFVPAEMGMHTVSVKYKGQHVPGSPFQFTVGPLGEGGAHKVRAGGPGLERAEAGVPAEFGIWTREAGAGGLAIAVEGPSKAEISFEDRKDGSCGVAYVVQEPGDYEVSVKFNEEHIPDSPFVVPVASPSGDARRLTVSSLQESGLKVNQPASFAVSLNGAKGAIDAKVHSPSGALEECYVTEIDQDKYAVRFIPRENGIYLIDVKFNGTHIPGSPFKIRVGEPGHGGDPGLVSAYGAGLEGGITGSPAEFIVNTSNAGAGALSVTIDGPSKVKMDCQECPEGYRVTYTPMAPGSYLISIKYGGPYHIGGSPFKAKVTGPRLVSNHSLHETSSVFVDSLTKVATVPQHATLGPGPADVSKVVAKGLGLSKAYIGQKSSFTVDCSKAGNNMLLVGVHGPRTPCEEILVKHMGSRLYSVSYLLKDKGEYTLVVKWGDEHIPGSPYRIMVP; from the exons ATGAGTAGCTCTCACTCCCGCTGTGGCCAGAGTGCGGCGGGCGCGTCTCCCGGAGGCGGTATTGATACTCGGGACGCTGAGATGCCGGCTACCGAAAAAGACCTAGCAGAAGATGCACCATGGAAGAAGATTCAGCAGAACACATTTACCCGCTGGTGCAATGAGCACCTTAAGTGCGTGAGCAAGCGCATCGCCAATCTGCAGACGGACCTGAGTGATGGGTTGCGGCTCATCGCCTTGCTTGAGGTACTCAGCCAGAAGAAGATGCACCGCAAGCACAACCAACGACCCACTTTCCGCCAGATGCAGCTCGAAAATGTGTCAGTGGCGCTTGAATTCCTGGACCGTGAGAGCATCAAGCTCGTGTCTATAG ACAGCAAGGCCATCGTGGATGGAAATCTGAAGCTGATATTAGGCCTCATCTGGACCCTGATCCTGCACTACTCCATCTCGATGCCCATGTgggatgaggaagaggatgaggaggccAAGAAGCAAACACCCAAGCAGAGGCTTCTAGGCTGGATTCAGAACAAGCTGCCACAGCTTCCCATTACCAACTTCAGTCGAGACTGGCAGAGTGGCCGTGCCCTGGGTGCTCTTGTTGATAGCTGTGCCCCAG gtCTTTGTCCTGACTGGGACTCCTGGGATGCTAGTAAGCCTGTGAACAATGCACGGGAAGCCATGCAGCAGGCTGATGACTGGCTAGGCATTCCTCAG GTGATTACCCCAGAGGAAATTGTGGACCCCAATGTAGATGAGCATTCTGTTATGACCTACCTGTCTCAATTTCCCAAGGCCAAGCTGAAGCCAGGGGCTCCTCTTCGGCCCAAACTGAACCCAAAGAAAGCCCGAGCCTATGGGCCAG GCATTGAGCCTACAGGCAATATGGTGAAGAAGAGAGCAGAATTCACTGTGGAGACCCGAAGTGCTGGACAGGGAGAGGTGCTGGTATATGTGGAGGACCCAGCAGGACACCAGGAAGAG GCAAAAGTGACTGCCAATAATGACAAGAACCGTACTTTCTCTGTCTGGTATGTCCCTGAAGTGACGGGGACTCATAAG GTGACTGTGCTCTTTGCTGGCCAACATATTGCCAAGAGCCCCTTTGAGGTGTATGTGGACAAGTCACAGGGTGATGCCAGCAAAGTGACTGCCCAGGGCCCTGGTCTGGAGCCCAGTGGCAATATTGCCAACAAGACTACCTACTTTGAGATCTTCACTGCAG GTGCTGGCATGGGTGAGGTGGAAGTTGTCATCCAGGACCCTTCAGGACAGAAAGGCACAGTGGAACCTCAGCTGGAGGCCAGGGGTGACAGCACCTATCGCTGTAGCTATCAGCCCACCATGGAGGGTGTCCATACAGTACATGTCACCTTCGCCGGTGTTCCCATCCCTCGTAGCCCCTACACTGTCACTGTTGGCCAAG CCTGTAATCCAGCTGCCTGCCGGGCTGTTGGTAGAGGCCTCCAGCCTAAGGGTGTACGAGTGAAGGAAACAGCTGACTTCAAGGTGTACACAAAGGGCGCTGGCAGTGGGGAGCTAAAGGTCACTGTAAAGGGTCCCA AGGGTGAGGAGCGTGTAAAGCAGAAGGACTTGGGGGATGGTGTGTATGGCTTTGAATATTACCCCACAATCCCTGGCACATACACTGTCACCATCACATGGGGTGGCCAGAACATTGGCCGCAG TCCGTTCGAGGTGAAGGTAGGCACTGAGTGTGGCAATCAGAAGGTTCGGGCATGGGGTCCTGGCCTGGAAGGCGGCATTGTTGGCAAGTCAGCAGACTTCGTAGTAGAGGCCATTGGTGATGATGTGGGCACTTTGG GTTTCTCTGTGGAAGGACCATCACAGGCAAAGATTGAATGTGACGACAAGGGTGATGGCTCCTGTGATGTGCGCTATTGGCCCCAGGAGGCTGGCGAATATGCTGTTCATGTGCTGTGTAACAGTGAGGATATCCGTCTTAGTCCTTTCATGGCTGACATCCGTGAGGCACCCCAGGATTTTCATCCAGACCGG GTGAAGGCACGTGGGCCCGGATTGGAGAAGACTGGTGTGGCCGTCAACAAGCCAGCAGAGTTCACAGTTGATGCCAAACATGCTGGGAAGGCCCCTCTACGAGTTCAAGTTCAG GACAATGAGGGCTACTCTGTGGAGGCGACAGTCAAGGACAATGGCAATGGTACTTACAGCTGTTCTTATGTGCCCAGAAAGCCAGTGAAGCACACAGCCATGGTTTCTTGGGGAGGTGTCAGCATCCCCAACAGTCCTTTCCGG GTGAATGTGGGAGCTGGCAGCCACCCAAACAAAGTCAAGGTGTATGGTCCAGGAGTGGCCAAGACTGGGCTCAAGGCCCATGAACCTACCTACTTTACTGTGGATTGTACTGAGGCTGGTCAGG GAGATGTCAGCATTGGTATCAAGTGTGCCCCTGGAGTAGTGGGCCCCACTGAGGCTGATATTGACTTTGATATCATCCGCAATGACAATGACACCTTCACTGTGAAATACACACCCTGTGGGGCTGGCAGCTATACCATCATGGTCCTTTTTGCTGACCAG GCTACACCCACCAGCCCCATCAGAGTCAAAGTGGAGCCTTCTCATGATGCCAGCAAGGTGAAGGCTGAGGGTCCTGGTCTAAATCGCACTG GTGTTGAGCTTGGCAAACCTACCCATTTCACAGTTAATGCTAAAACTGCTGGAAAAGGCAAGCTGGATGTCCAGTTTTCAGGCCTGGCTAAGGGAGATGCAGTGCGGGATGTGGATATCATTGACCACCATGATAATACCTACACAGTCAAGTACATTCCTGTGCAGCAG GGCCCAGTAGGTGTCAGTGTCACTTATGGAGGAGATCACATCCTCAAGAGTCCATTTTCAGTGGGAGTATCTCCAAGCCTGGATCTCAGCAAGATCAAGGTGTCTGGCCTTGGTGACA AAGTGGATGTTGGCAAAGATCAAGAGTTCACAGTAAAGTCAAAGGGTGCAGGTGGTCAAGGCAAAGTAGCATCCAAGATTGTGAGTCCCTCAGGTGCAGTGGTACCCTGCAAGGTAGAGCCAGGCCTGGGAGCTGACAGCAGCGTGGTACGTTTTGTGCCCCGTGAAGAGGGGCCCTACGAGGTGGAAGTGACCTATGATGGTGTGCCTGTACCTGGCAGTCCCTTTCCATTAGAAGCTGTGGCCCCCACCAAACCCAGCAAG gTGAAGGCGTTTGGACCAGGGCTACAGGGGGGCAGTGCAGGCTCACCTGCCCGCTTCACCATTGATACAAAGGGCGCTGGCACTGGTGGCCTGGGCCTGACAGTGGAAGGCCCCTGTGAAGCACAGCTTGAGTGCCTGGACAACGGGGATGGTACATGCTCTGTGTCTTATGTGCCTACTGAGCCTGGGGACTACAACATCAACATCCTTTTTGCTGACACCCACATTCCTGGATCCCCATTCAAGGCCCATGTGGTTCCTTGTTTTGATGCATCCAAGGTGAAgtgctcaggccctgggctggagcGGGCTACTGCTGGTGAGGTAGGGCAGTTCCAAGTGGACTGCTCAAGTGCTGGCAGTGCCGAGTTGACGATTGAGATATGCTCTGAGGCAGGACTGCCAGCTGAAGTATACATTCAGGACCATGGTGATGGCACACACACCATTACCTATATTCCCCTCTGTCCTGGGGCTTACACTGTTACCATCAAATATGGCGGCCAGCCTGTGCCCAACTTCCCCAGCAAGCTACAGGTGGAGCCTGCTGTAGATACCTCGGGTGTACAGTGCTATGGTCCTGGGATTGAAGGTCAAG GTGTCTTCCGAGAGGCAACTACTGAGTTCAGTGTGGATGCTCGGGCTCTTACACAGACTGGAGGGCCACATGTCAAGGCTCGTGTGGCCAACCCCTCAGGCAATCTGACAGATACCTATGTGCAAGACTGTGGTGATGGCACATACAAAGTGGAATACACTCCATATGAGGAAG GAGTACACTCTGTGGATGTGACTTATGATGGTAGCCCTGTGCCCAGCAGCCCTTTCCAGGTGCCTGTAACAGAGGGCTGTGACCCCTCCCGGGTGCGTGTTCATGGACCAGGCATCCAAAGTGGTACCACCAACAAACCCAACAAGTTCACAGTAGAGACTAG GGGAGCTGGCACAGGTGGCCTGGGCTTGGCTGTTGAGGGTCCCTCAGAAGCCAAGATGTCTTGTATGGATAATAAAGATGGCAGCTGCTCGGTAGAATACATCCCCTATGAAGCTGGAACCTATAGCCTTAATGTCACTTATGGTGGTCACCAAGTGCCAG GTAGTCCCTTCAAGGTCCCTGTACATGATGTGACAGATGCATCTAAAGTCAAGTGTTCTGGACCTGGCCTAAGCCCAGGCATGGTCCGTGCCAACCTCCCTCAGTCCTTTCAGGTGGACACAAGCAAAGCTGGAGTTGCCCCACTGCAGGTCAAAGTGCAGGGGCCCAAAG GCCTGGTGGAGCCAGTGGATGTAGTGGACAATGCTGATGGTACTCAGACTGTCAACTATGTGCCCAGCCGAGAAGGGTCCTATAGCATTTCTGTGATGTATGGTGAAGAAGAAGTGCCACGGAG CCCCTTCAAGGTCAAAGTGCTGCCCACACATGATGCCAGTAAGGTGAAGGCCAGTGGACCTGGACTCAATACCACTGGTGTGCCTGCTAGCCTGCCTGTGGAGTTCACTATTGATGCCAAGGATGCTGGGGAGGGTCTGTTGGCTGTTCAGATTACG GACCCTGAAGGCAAACCCAAGAAGACACACATTCAAGATAATCATGATGGCACATACACGGTGGCTTATGTGCCAGATGTGACAGGCCGGTACACAATCCTTATCAAGTATGGTGGTGATGAGATTCCCTTTTCCCCATACCGTGTCCGGGCTGTGCCCACTGGGGATGCCAGCAAGTGCACAGTCACAG GTGCTGGCATTGGCCCCACCATCCAAATTGGGGAGGAGACAGTGATTACTGTGGACACAAAAGCAGCAGGCAAAGGCAAAGTGACTTGCACTGTGTGCACACCTGATGGTTCAGAGGTAGATGTGGACGTGGTGGAGAATGAGGATGGCACCTTTGACATCTTCTACACAGCCCCCCAACCGGGCAAATATGTCATCTGTGTGCGCTTCGGTGGAGAGCATGTGCCCAACAGCCCCTTCCAAGTTACT GCTTTGGCTGGGGACCAACCAACAGTGCAGACCCCATTAAGGTCTCAGCAGCTGGCTCCACAGTATACCTATCCTCAGGGTAGCCAGCAAACCTGG ATTCCAGAGAGGCCCATGGTGGGTGTTAATGGGCTGGATGTGACCAGCCTGAGGCCCTTTGATCTTGTCATCCCCTTCACTATCAAGAAGGGTGAGATCACTG GGGAAGTTCGAATGCCCTCAGGCAAGGTGGCCCAGCCTTCCATTACTGACAACAAAGATGGCACTGTTACTGTGCGTTACTCACCCAGTGAAGCTGGCCTGCATGAAATGGACATTCGCTATGACAATATGCATATCCCAG GAAGCCCTCTGCAGTTCTATGTTGATTATGTCAACTGTGGCCACATCACTGCCTATGGTCCTGGCCTTACCCATGGAGTGGTCAACAAACCTGCCACCTTCACTGTCAACACCAAGGATGCAGGAGAGG GGGGCTTGTCTCTGGCCATTGAAGGTCCATCTAAAGCAGAAATTAGCTGCACTGACAACCAGGATGGAACATGCAGTGTCTCCTACCTGCCTGTGCTGCCTGGTGACTATAGCATCCTAGTCAAGTACAATGATCAGCACATCCCAGGCAGCCCTTTTACTGCCAGAGTAACAG GTGACGATTCCATGCGTTTGTCCCACCTAAAGGTGGGTTCTGCTGCTGATATCCCCATCAATATCTCAGAAACAGACCTCAGCCTACTCACAGCCACTGTGGTGCCACCTTCAGGTCGAGAGGAACCCTGTTTGCTGAAACGTTTGCGCAATGGCCACGTGG GGATTTCCTTCGTGCCCAAGGAGACAGGGGAGCACCTGGTACATGTGAAGAAGAATGGCCAGCATGTGGCAAGCAGTCCCATCCCAGTAGTGATCAGCCAGTCGGAGATAGGTGATGCCAGCCGTGTGAGGGTCTCTGGTCAAGGCCTCCATGAAGGTCATACCTTTGAGCCTGCAGAGTTTATTATTGACACCAGAGATGCAG GCTATGGTGGGCTTAGTTTGTCCATTGAGGGCCCTAGCAAAGTAGACATCAacacagaggatctggaggatggCACATGCAGGGTCACCTACTGTCCCACAGAGCCTGGAAACTACATTATAAACATCAAATTTGCTGAGCAGCATGTGCCTG GCAGTCCCTTTTCTGTAAAGGTGACAGGTGAGGGCCGGGTAAAAGAGAGTATCACACGCAGGCGACGTGCCCCTTCTGTGGCCAATGTTGGCAGTCACTGTGACCTCAGCCTGAAGATTCCTG AAATTAGCATCCAAGATATGACAGCCCAGGTGACCAGCCCATCAGGCAAGACCCATGAGGCAGAGAtcgtagaaggagagaaccataCTTACTGCATCAGATTTGTGCCTGCTGAGATGGGAATGCATACAGTCAGTGTCAAGTACAAGGGCCAGCATGTGCCTGGGAGCCCCTTCCAATTTACTGTGGggcctctgggggaagggggtgctcaCAAAGTCCGTGCTGGAGGCCCTGGCCTAGAGAGGGCTGAAGCTGGAGTGCCAG CGGAGTTCGGCATTTGGACTAGGGAAGCTGGCGCTGGAGGCCTAGCCATTGCCGTTGAAGGCCCCAGTAAGGCTGAGATCTCTTTCGAGGACCGAAAGGATGGCTCCTGTGGTGTGGCCTACGTAGTTCAGGAGCCAG GTGACTATGAGGTCTCAGTCAAGTTCAACGAGGAGCACATACCTGATAGCCCCTTCGTGGTGCCTGTGGCTTCTCCGTCTGGTGACGCCCGCCGCCTTACTGTTTCTAGTCTTCAG GAGTCAGGGTTAAAGGTCAACCAGCCAGCATCTTTTGCAGTCAGCCTGAATGGAGCCAAGGGGGCAATTGATGCCAAGGTGCACAGCCCCTCAGGAGCTCTGGAGGAGTGCTATGTCACAGAGATTGACCAAG ATAAATATGCTGTGCGTTTCATCCCACGAGAGAATGGCATCTACTTGATTGATGTCAAGTTCAATGGTACTCACATCCCTGGAAGTCCCTTCAAGATCCGAGTTGGGGAGCCTGGGCATGGAGGGGACCCAGGCTTAGTGTCCGCCTATGGAGCAGGCCTGGAAGGTGGTATCACAG GGAGCCCAGCCGAGTTTATTGTGAACACAAGCAATGCAGGAGCTGGTGCCCTTTCGGTTACCATTGATGGCCCCTCCAAGGTGAAGATGGATTGCCAGGAGTGCCCTGAGGGCTATCGTGTCACCTATACCCCAATGGCACCTGGCAGCTACCTCATCTCCATCAAGTATGGTGGCCCCTATCACATTGGGGGAAGCCCCTTCAAAGCCAAGGTCACAG GTCCCCGTCTTGTTAGCAACCACAGCCTCCATGAAACATCATCTGTATTTGTGGACTCTCTGACTAAAGTTGCCACTGTTCCTCAGCATGCAACCTTAGGCCCAGGTCCTGCTGATGTCAGCAAGGTAGTAGCCAAAGGCCTGGGGCTAAGCAAGGCTTATATAGGCCAGAAGAGCAGCTTCACAGTAGATTGCAGCAAAGCAG GTAACAACATGCTGCTGGTGGGGGTGCATGGCCCAAGGACACCCTGTGAAGAGATCCTGGTGAAACACATGGGCAGCCGCCTCTATAGTGTCTCCTACCTGCTCAAGGACAAAGGGGAGTACACACTGGTGGTCAAGTGGGGTGATGAGCATATCCCAGGCAGCCCATACCGCATTATGGTGCCCTGA